In Chthonomonadales bacterium, a single genomic region encodes these proteins:
- a CDS encoding HAD family hydrolase, with product MAEEIYLFIDFDGTINDGDLLLERHVRELAALLAVSAGGGVAAWEAVLPGACARSETRYRERFVGAPLAGYTAWLNEERDRMTREVFAEAGVPLPRDESPADFGKRMQFDALTGVSAAYPGALSALRSLFEDGVRTQLASGHNSEYLLAALIGAGVESYTESKFGPDLVDCAKEGPEYYRRIMDACGADPQRSVVVDDLPACLEWAREAGASVIQARIRPSAPEQTEHTVMADLADLPRLVREVVEGRTGAVARGQCEPRRSPGGTG from the coding sequence ATGGCGGAGGAGATCTACCTGTTCATCGACTTCGACGGCACGATCAACGACGGCGACCTCCTCCTTGAGCGACACGTCCGCGAGCTGGCGGCTCTTCTGGCCGTGTCGGCGGGCGGCGGCGTGGCCGCCTGGGAAGCGGTGCTCCCCGGCGCCTGCGCGCGGTCGGAGACACGCTACCGGGAGCGGTTCGTGGGCGCGCCGCTGGCGGGCTACACCGCCTGGCTGAACGAGGAACGCGACCGCATGACGCGCGAGGTGTTCGCGGAAGCTGGCGTTCCGCTCCCGCGCGACGAGAGCCCGGCAGACTTCGGCAAGCGCATGCAGTTCGATGCTCTCACTGGCGTCAGCGCGGCCTACCCGGGCGCGTTGAGCGCGCTTCGAAGCCTCTTCGAGGACGGCGTGCGGACGCAGCTTGCCTCGGGTCACAACTCCGAGTACCTGCTGGCCGCGCTCATCGGGGCCGGAGTCGAAAGCTACACCGAGAGCAAGTTCGGCCCGGACCTGGTGGACTGCGCCAAGGAGGGTCCGGAGTACTACCGGCGCATCATGGACGCCTGCGGCGCGGATCCGCAGCGCTCCGTGGTGGTGGACGACCTGCCGGCCTGCCTGGAATGGGCCCGGGAGGCCGGCGCTTCCGTCATTCAGGCGCGCATCCGCCCGTCCGCGCCAGAGCAGACCGAGCATACCGTCATGGCGGACCTGGCCGACCTCCCCCGGCTCGTCCGAGAGGTGGTGGAGGGCCGAACGGGCGCCGTGGCGCGCGGCCAGTGCGAGCCACGGCGCTCGCCGGGGGGAACGGGATGA
- a CDS encoding macro domain-containing protein, whose protein sequence is MNAEIATWRDPQGRTITLVQGDITEERVDAIVNAANSHLRHGGGVAAAIARKGGPAIQQESDRIGFVEVGGAAVTGAGRLPCRYVIHAVGPMWGAGGEDAKLGSAARGSLARAEQLGLASVSLPAISSGIFGFPKERCAEILLTEARRHFAEGADTRLRTIRFCLFDEPTVRAFREAWDRAMQGGD, encoded by the coding sequence ATGAACGCGGAGATCGCCACGTGGCGCGACCCGCAGGGCAGGACCATCACGCTGGTTCAGGGCGACATCACCGAGGAGCGTGTCGACGCGATCGTGAACGCGGCGAACTCGCACCTTCGGCACGGCGGCGGCGTGGCCGCGGCCATCGCGCGCAAGGGCGGCCCCGCGATCCAGCAGGAAAGCGATCGCATCGGGTTCGTGGAGGTCGGCGGCGCGGCGGTCACGGGCGCGGGTCGCCTGCCATGCCGCTACGTGATCCACGCGGTCGGGCCGATGTGGGGCGCCGGCGGCGAGGACGCGAAGCTGGGGAGCGCCGCGCGCGGAAGCCTGGCGCGGGCCGAGCAGCTCGGCCTAGCGAGCGTGAGCCTGCCGGCTATCAGCAGCGGCATCTTTGGGTTCCCGAAAGAGCGGTGCGCCGAGATCCTGCTCACGGAGGCGCGGAGGCACTTCGCGGAGGGCGCCGATACGCGCCTGCGGACCATTCGGTTCTGCCTGTTCGACGAGCCGACCGTGCGCGCGTTTCGCGAGGCCTGGGACCGCGCGATGCAAGGCGGCGACTGA
- a CDS encoding menaquinone biosynthesis protein gives MSALRIGSVPYLNAKPLVDWFHEPECDADAEVTYAVPAELAARLRDGELDVAMVSVFELFRGPGLRMVPGVSVSADGPVGSVRLLSRVSPRRIGSVALDTSSLTSAALTRVLLSEVYGLQPRYVPHSPDLPAMLAVCDAALIIGDLRLFARPASHVIDLGAEWKAHTGLPFVYAGWLAREDGPAAAAAQILTRARDWGVSHLEALSTRWAERMGLPLARVRDYFLNVMRYGLDEPAWTGLRTFQERCVAHGLVEARVPLRMVGE, from the coding sequence GTGAGCGCGCTTCGAATTGGGTCAGTTCCCTACCTCAACGCCAAGCCGCTGGTGGACTGGTTCCACGAGCCGGAGTGTGACGCCGACGCCGAGGTGACCTATGCCGTGCCGGCGGAGCTTGCGGCGAGGCTGCGCGACGGAGAGCTCGACGTGGCGATGGTCTCGGTCTTCGAGTTGTTTCGGGGTCCCGGGCTGAGGATGGTGCCCGGCGTCTCGGTCTCGGCCGACGGCCCCGTGGGTAGCGTCCGACTCCTGTCCCGCGTGTCGCCGCGCCGTATCGGCAGCGTCGCGCTGGACACGAGCTCGCTCACCTCCGCCGCGCTGACGCGCGTGCTGCTGAGCGAGGTCTACGGCCTCCAGCCGCGCTACGTACCGCATTCACCGGACCTTCCCGCGATGCTCGCCGTCTGCGACGCGGCGCTCATCATCGGCGATCTGAGGCTGTTCGCCCGCCCCGCGAGCCACGTGATCGACCTCGGTGCGGAGTGGAAGGCGCACACCGGCCTGCCGTTCGTCTACGCCGGCTGGCTCGCGCGCGAAGACGGGCCGGCCGCGGCCGCCGCGCAGATCCTGACGCGTGCGCGCGACTGGGGCGTGTCGCACCTTGAGGCGCTGTCGACACGGTGGGCCGAGCGCATGGGCCTGCCGCTGGCGCGCGTGCGCGACTACTTCCTCAACGTGATGCGCTACGGCCTGGACGAACCGGCGTGGACCGGCCTGCGCACCTTCCAGGAGCGCTGCGTGGCGCATGGGCTGGTGGAGGCGCGGGTCCCGCTCCGGATGGTGGGAGAGTGA
- a CDS encoding UbiA family prenyltransferase, giving the protein MIKFEHTLFALPFALISAVLAAGRLGRPHSLPAGSTLGWILLAMIGARSAAMAFNRIVDARYDAANPRTVARAIPAGALTVRQVGAFTAGAVALFLYAAYRLNPLCMALSPLALAAVLGYSYTKRFTSLSHLALGFAIGIAPIGAWLAVTGHFAPEPLLLGAAVMLWIGGFDVIYALQDVDFDHRAGLHSLPRAIGMGPALLVSRLVHVAMLGLLAVVGVLAGLHTIYFAGLVAVAALIAYEHALVSPGDLSRLNVAFFTLNGWVSVSLLVFVVLDRWMTPR; this is encoded by the coding sequence ATGATCAAGTTCGAGCACACGCTGTTCGCGCTGCCCTTCGCGCTCATCAGCGCGGTACTGGCGGCGGGACGGCTCGGCCGTCCGCACAGCCTGCCCGCCGGGAGCACGCTCGGCTGGATCCTGTTGGCGATGATCGGCGCGCGCAGCGCCGCCATGGCGTTCAACCGCATCGTTGACGCTCGCTACGACGCCGCCAACCCGCGCACCGTGGCGCGCGCCATACCGGCCGGGGCGCTCACGGTGCGCCAGGTCGGCGCGTTCACGGCCGGCGCAGTCGCGCTGTTCCTCTATGCCGCCTACCGGCTGAACCCGCTCTGCATGGCGCTCTCGCCGCTCGCGCTCGCCGCCGTCCTGGGCTACTCCTACACCAAGCGGTTCACCTCGCTCTCTCACCTGGCGCTCGGGTTCGCCATCGGCATCGCGCCGATCGGAGCGTGGCTGGCGGTCACCGGGCACTTCGCCCCCGAGCCGCTGCTCCTCGGCGCGGCGGTGATGCTCTGGATCGGCGGCTTCGACGTCATCTATGCCCTGCAGGATGTCGACTTCGATCACCGCGCCGGCCTGCACTCGCTGCCCCGCGCCATCGGCATGGGGCCGGCGCTGCTCGTCTCGCGCCTGGTGCATGTGGCCATGCTCGGGCTGCTGGCCGTGGTGGGTGTGCTCGCCGGTCTACACACGATCTACTTCGCCGGCCTCGTGGCCGTCGCGGCGCTGATCGCGTATGAGCACGCGCTGGTGTCGCCGGGCGATCTGAGCCGGCTGAACGTCGCCTTCTTCACGCTCAACGGCTGGGTGAGCGTGTCGCTCCTCGTGTTCGTCGTGCTCGATCGCTGGATGACACCGCGGTGA